The following proteins are co-located in the Methylomonas sp. 11b genome:
- the rlmN gene encoding 23S rRNA (adenine(2503)-C(2))-methyltransferase RlmN codes for MTQSFYDLSYSDLETVINQNNLNQSVAGVLFNWHYKKKESIQCRDNISKSSLAFFEQQFDFSLPEIDLVHESSKDRTVKFLFKLKDNHKVETVLIPFNNKYSICLSSQVGCAMNCSFCFTGEQGLKRNLTTSEIVGQFLQAWRWLASNRPGEERILNIVFMGQGEPLHNFDAVKKACEIFLAQHGTSIGVQKITISTAGYIPGLKRWIQEVPGVNLALSLHSPFTEKRNELIPINRKYPLAEVLSYIDAIPLQKKQFITYEYILIKGFNDSADDAKKLGGLLAGKRAYINLIPFNAFPGSRYESPDLHEVESFKAVLDEFRIPTLIRGTKGDDVLAACGQLNSKN; via the coding sequence TTGACACAATCATTTTACGACTTAAGTTATTCTGATTTAGAAACGGTTATAAATCAGAATAATTTAAACCAATCGGTAGCGGGAGTTCTATTTAATTGGCATTATAAGAAAAAAGAAAGCATTCAATGTCGTGATAATATTTCAAAATCCTCATTGGCTTTTTTTGAACAACAATTCGACTTTTCTCTGCCGGAAATCGATTTAGTTCATGAGTCGTCAAAAGATCGAACAGTAAAGTTTCTGTTTAAGCTCAAAGACAATCATAAAGTCGAAACTGTCCTTATTCCGTTTAACAATAAATATTCTATTTGCCTGTCATCGCAGGTTGGCTGCGCAATGAATTGCTCTTTTTGTTTTACCGGAGAACAAGGACTTAAACGGAATTTGACTACCAGTGAAATTGTTGGCCAGTTTCTCCAGGCTTGGCGTTGGTTGGCAAGCAATAGGCCTGGAGAAGAGCGGATTTTAAATATTGTTTTTATGGGGCAGGGCGAGCCTTTACATAATTTTGATGCTGTTAAAAAAGCCTGTGAAATTTTTTTAGCGCAACACGGCACATCAATAGGTGTGCAAAAAATTACAATTTCAACGGCGGGTTATATTCCTGGGCTTAAAAGATGGATCCAGGAAGTTCCCGGGGTGAACTTGGCATTGTCGCTACATTCACCGTTCACTGAAAAGAGGAATGAGCTTATTCCCATTAATAGAAAATATCCGTTGGCTGAGGTATTAAGCTATATTGACGCGATACCTTTGCAAAAAAAGCAATTTATTACCTATGAATATATTCTGATAAAAGGTTTCAATGACTCTGCGGATGATGCTAAAAAATTGGGAGGGTTACTGGCAGGTAAACGTGCTTATATAAACTTAATTCCTTTTAACGCATTCCCTGGCTCACGTTACGAAAGTCCTGATTTGCATGAGGTCGAAAGCTTTAAAGCAGTATTAGATGAATTTAGAATCCCGACTT
- the hflC gene encoding protease modulator HflC: MSSKTTQVLIPAGLTLCVLAYMSVFYVKENEKAILFRLGEMVTSDYTPGLHFKTPIINNVSTFDARVLTLDAKSERFLTSEKKNVIVDSFVKWRIGDVGLFYTTVGGDEFQANLRLDQIMKDAMRSEFGVRTIKQLISEDRNELRQTLLAKLSPTAEKFGIELIDIRVKRIDLPPEVSSSVYQRMRAERERVAREFRSQGAESAEQISAEADKQKHVIVANAQRDAESIRGRGDAQSAEIYAKSYGKNPEFYAFYRSLQAYQTSFEKTQDTLVLKPNSDFFKYFSSEK; this comes from the coding sequence ATGAGCAGCAAAACCACCCAAGTTTTAATTCCGGCCGGTTTGACTCTGTGCGTACTGGCCTATATGTCGGTTTTTTACGTCAAAGAAAACGAAAAAGCCATTCTGTTTCGTCTCGGTGAGATGGTCACATCCGACTACACTCCCGGGCTACATTTTAAGACCCCTATCATCAATAACGTCAGCACATTTGATGCGCGTGTGCTGACCTTGGATGCCAAATCCGAGCGTTTTCTTACCTCCGAGAAGAAGAACGTTATTGTTGACTCATTCGTTAAATGGCGAATCGGTGATGTGGGTCTCTTTTACACCACGGTCGGCGGCGACGAGTTTCAAGCCAATCTGCGCCTTGATCAAATTATGAAAGATGCGATGCGTAGCGAATTCGGCGTACGAACCATCAAGCAATTGATCTCCGAAGACCGCAACGAACTCAGACAAACCTTGCTGGCAAAGTTGTCGCCGACTGCCGAAAAGTTTGGTATCGAGTTAATCGACATTCGCGTCAAACGCATTGATTTGCCGCCGGAAGTCAGCAGTTCGGTATATCAAAGGATGCGCGCCGAGCGTGAGCGGGTAGCCAGAGAGTTCCGTTCGCAAGGCGCGGAAAGTGCTGAGCAAATCAGTGCGGAAGCCGATAAGCAAAAACATGTGATAGTGGCCAATGCCCAGCGCGATGCAGAAAGCATTCGTGGTCGCGGCGATGCGCAATCAGCAGAGATTTACGCGAAAAGCTACGGTAAAAACCCCGAGTTTTATGCGTTCTACCGCAGCTTGCAGGCATACCAAACGTCGTTTGAAAAAACTCAGGATACTTTGGTGTTAAAACCGAATTCCGACTTTTTCAAATACTTCTCCAGCGAAAAGTAA
- a CDS encoding RNA recognition motif domain-containing protein, with protein MKLLIRNLPRTTTETELRAMFAEHGSVQSCSLVMDKDTNSSKGFGFVEMPKPGEAKAAIKTLNGLEMDGNRIRVKKAETNPGEAADD; from the coding sequence ATGAAATTACTGATACGCAATCTTCCCCGCACCACCACCGAAACCGAACTGCGGGCCATGTTCGCGGAACACGGCAGCGTGCAATCCTGTTCGCTGGTGATGGACAAAGACACCAATAGCTCCAAAGGCTTCGGCTTTGTAGAGATGCCCAAACCCGGTGAAGCCAAGGCCGCCATCAAAACCCTGAATGGTCTGGAAATGGACGGCAACCGGATTCGCGTGAAAAAGGCCGAAACCAATCCTGGTGAAGCCGCCGATGACTAA
- a CDS encoding MerR family transcriptional regulator, producing MYSIKAITSLTGLTAETLRAWERRYACIMPARNSTGRRFYSQQDLEKLTLLVNLTRKGHPIGKLATLDNQQLQDFQKQVSVQPSEEQSPLLAQIIESLKHYRIERCEQLLKKALIAAEPLDYARDILLPALQTVGELWHDGKLNIAQEHMFSSCIKRIVLSMVNNLHHHSKNNPGMLFATPSGDPHEFGILVSCLIAANQGYNCYYLGADLPAKDIIEACQHLKPDVIVMGLVKTPPEQVTLDELQLIIDSVNSEATKVWLGGSGAYFYYAQLQNDLSNCELITDIDHFNAKAQQQQLSN from the coding sequence ATGTACTCAATTAAAGCGATTACCTCCTTAACCGGATTAACAGCGGAAACACTAAGAGCCTGGGAACGTCGCTACGCCTGCATCATGCCGGCGCGGAACAGCACCGGGCGGCGTTTCTATTCTCAACAGGATTTGGAAAAATTGACGCTGTTGGTCAATCTGACCCGAAAGGGCCATCCCATCGGCAAGCTGGCTACCCTAGACAACCAGCAGCTACAAGATTTTCAGAAACAAGTCAGTGTTCAACCGTCAGAAGAGCAATCGCCGCTGTTGGCGCAGATCATCGAGTCGTTGAAACACTACCGAATCGAACGTTGCGAGCAGTTGTTGAAGAAGGCTCTGATCGCTGCCGAGCCATTGGACTACGCCAGAGACATTTTGTTGCCGGCCTTGCAAACAGTGGGCGAACTTTGGCATGACGGAAAATTGAACATCGCCCAGGAGCACATGTTTTCCAGTTGCATCAAACGGATTGTGTTGAGCATGGTGAACAATTTGCATCATCACTCTAAAAATAATCCGGGCATGCTGTTTGCGACGCCTAGCGGCGATCCGCATGAATTCGGGATTTTGGTGAGCTGCTTGATCGCTGCCAATCAGGGCTACAACTGCTATTATTTGGGTGCGGACTTGCCGGCCAAGGATATTATCGAGGCCTGCCAGCACTTGAAGCCGGACGTGATCGTCATGGGATTGGTAAAGACTCCGCCGGAGCAAGTAACCCTCGATGAATTACAGCTGATAATAGACTCGGTCAACAGCGAGGCTACCAAGGTATGGCTGGGCGGCAGTGGGGCTTATTTTTACTATGCGCAATTGCAAAACGATTTGAGCAACTGCGAATTGATCACCGATATAGATCATTTCAACGCCAAAGCTCAGCAACAGCAGTTGTCCAACTGA
- a CDS encoding copper resistance system multicopper oxidase: protein MHYWDFSGARYSAAWLLLASLVSSGTQADVYRLSISEKSINLIGETQQAVLVDQALPAPTLHWREGEEVTLQVTNLLKEATSIHWHGIILPYQMDGVPGISFDGIAPGQTFTYQFKVKQSGTYWYHGHSGMQEQQGLFGALIIAPQQELQKVDRDYVVMLSDWPRADPVRTMARLKKQSDYYNFQQRTVGDFFADIQRLGFWETVSDRLAWGEMRMEPTDLADVTGANYRFLINGQTSEAKPLYLFKPGEKLRLRFINASAMTHFDVRLPGLKMTVIAADGQPVEPVDVAEFRIAVAETYDVLVQPQTEQAYSIFAEGMDRSGYANATLTPRADLPAALPTMRPMTLLTLADMGGEHAGHAAHQTSVQPAAGEEVSHAHTELSAKPEPTMTQHAGHEHVTVETAPNPHTGHVMPAEDTRNTAKPLSYSQLIAAQPNHVLMGSPDREITLRLTGNMQRYIWSFDDTKYADAEPIRVKFGERIRFTYANETMMNHPIHIHGLWQYLDNGNGMYNPKKHVINVKPGQTVSVDVPADAEGEWAFHCHLLYHMDTGMFRKLIVEKAKHEHQ from the coding sequence ATGCACTATTGGGATTTCTCCGGCGCTAGGTATTCGGCGGCTTGGCTATTGCTGGCTAGCTTGGTGTCCAGCGGGACCCAGGCCGATGTTTATCGTTTGTCGATCTCGGAAAAATCGATCAATCTGATTGGCGAAACCCAGCAGGCCGTGCTAGTTGACCAGGCTTTGCCGGCGCCTACCTTGCATTGGCGAGAGGGTGAGGAGGTGACTTTGCAAGTCACTAATCTACTCAAAGAAGCTACTTCGATACACTGGCACGGTATCATTCTGCCTTATCAAATGGACGGCGTGCCGGGCATCAGTTTCGACGGTATAGCGCCCGGCCAGACCTTTACCTATCAGTTTAAAGTCAAGCAAAGCGGCACCTACTGGTATCACGGCCATTCCGGGATGCAGGAGCAACAGGGCTTGTTTGGCGCGCTGATCATCGCCCCGCAGCAAGAGCTGCAAAAGGTGGATCGCGATTATGTGGTCATGCTGTCCGATTGGCCGCGTGCTGACCCGGTGCGGACCATGGCGCGCTTAAAAAAACAAAGTGACTATTACAATTTTCAGCAGCGCACAGTAGGCGATTTCTTCGCCGATATTCAACGCTTGGGGTTTTGGGAAACCGTTAGTGATCGGCTAGCCTGGGGCGAGATGCGCATGGAACCCACCGATCTAGCCGATGTGACTGGCGCCAATTACCGATTTTTAATCAACGGTCAAACTTCGGAAGCGAAACCGCTTTACCTATTCAAACCCGGCGAAAAACTGCGTTTGCGCTTTATCAACGCTTCAGCGATGACCCATTTTGATGTGCGGTTGCCGGGGCTGAAAATGACGGTGATCGCCGCCGACGGGCAACCGGTCGAGCCGGTCGATGTGGCGGAATTTCGGATTGCGGTGGCGGAAACCTACGATGTGTTGGTGCAGCCGCAAACCGAACAGGCTTACAGTATTTTTGCCGAAGGGATGGATCGCAGCGGTTATGCCAACGCGACGTTGACGCCGCGCGCAGACTTGCCTGCCGCGTTACCGACAATGCGCCCCATGACTTTGCTGACCCTGGCGGATATGGGCGGTGAGCATGCCGGCCACGCCGCTCATCAAACATCGGTTCAGCCGGCTGCCGGCGAGGAAGTCAGCCACGCGCATACGGAACTCTCGGCTAAACCCGAACCCACCATGACGCAACACGCCGGCCATGAGCATGTAACTGTCGAGACAGCGCCAAACCCGCATACCGGACATGTCATGCCAGCTGAGGACACCCGAAATACAGCAAAACCATTGAGTTATAGCCAGTTAATCGCCGCGCAACCCAATCACGTGCTGATGGGGTCGCCGGATCGGGAAATCACGTTGCGGTTAACCGGCAATATGCAACGCTACATTTGGTCGTTCGACGACACCAAATACGCCGATGCGGAGCCGATTCGGGTCAAGTTCGGCGAGCGGATTCGCTTTACCTATGCCAACGAAACCATGATGAACCACCCTATCCATATCCACGGCCTCTGGCAGTATTTGGACAACGGTAACGGCATGTACAACCCGAAAAAACATGTGATTAACGTCAAACCCGGCCAGACCGTCAGTGTCGATGTACCAGCCGATGCGGAAGGGGAGTGGGCCTTTCATTGTCATTTGCTCTATCACATGGATACCGGCATGTTTCGTAAATTAATCGTAGAAAAGGCGAAACATGAGCATCAGTAA
- a CDS encoding copper resistance protein B, protein MSISNAWFSKMTRKYSMTVIPAKAGIQRDDWASFCTGTMTSKVSFNRHINVWFCLLLVLYCSAATAHDSSMVFNHFKADRLEYEGNQGLHLFKWDVQNWTGTDENKLWLKSEGDYSADQNIFGRADLQILYSRNIDTFWDFQIGARRAIEPERTFDAVIGFQGLAPYFIEVDSAMFINEKGNVLGRLTLGYELLLTQRLILQPRVEVNVAAEDIQNRGVKAGVTEFEAGFRLRYEIEREFAPYVGMDYVEEASLREHQHSLRGVVGVRLWY, encoded by the coding sequence ATGAGCATCAGTAATGCCTGGTTCTCCAAGATGACCCGCAAGTACTCCATGACCGTCATTCCCGCGAAAGCGGGAATCCAGCGTGACGACTGGGCTTCCTTCTGCACGGGAACGATGACTTCCAAGGTCTCGTTTAATAGACATATAAATGTTTGGTTCTGTCTGCTGCTGGTGTTGTATTGTTCTGCCGCAACGGCGCACGACAGCTCAATGGTCTTTAATCATTTCAAGGCCGATAGGCTCGAATACGAAGGCAATCAAGGGCTACATCTGTTCAAATGGGATGTGCAGAACTGGACCGGCACTGACGAAAACAAGCTTTGGTTGAAATCGGAAGGCGATTATTCCGCCGATCAAAATATCTTCGGCCGCGCCGATTTACAGATCCTGTACAGTCGCAATATCGACACGTTTTGGGATTTTCAAATCGGCGCCCGGCGGGCGATAGAACCAGAACGTACTTTCGATGCGGTCATCGGCTTTCAAGGGCTGGCGCCGTATTTCATCGAAGTGGACAGCGCGATGTTCATCAACGAGAAAGGCAATGTGTTGGGACGCTTGACGCTGGGTTACGAACTGCTGTTGACCCAGCGCCTGATTCTCCAGCCACGCGTGGAAGTGAATGTCGCCGCGGAAGACATACAAAATCGCGGCGTGAAAGCCGGCGTGACCGAATTTGAAGCCGGCTTTCGCTTGCGTTATGAGATCGAACGCGAGTTTGCGCCTTACGTGGGCATGGACTATGTCGAGGAAGCATCGCTCCGCGAGCACCAGCACAGTTTGCGCGGTGTCGTGGGTGTGCGGCTTTGGTACTAA
- a CDS encoding DUF2750 domain-containing protein gives MGLLIYAKGPQLYNLSDWAFLLNTRCAAIDLGFVGYATINRLVNAQQYALFARKTDNSPSLAGSLMAGLPWCDYCCNVVFHHRIGTMRYEPYQEEYDAAQSMSDEDLLEYFMYRIVEMDEVWGLKESRQWILRVVDGHETLPVWPYRRYADEAAVGEWENMIGVAETLDFFMYQVLNKLTAQGVLVEIMPRKAAAGCLISPQRLFNFLEGMRDSRDFVLDD, from the coding sequence ATGGGTTTGCTTATTTATGCTAAAGGGCCGCAACTATACAACTTATCCGATTGGGCTTTTTTGCTAAATACGCGCTGTGCGGCAATCGATTTAGGTTTTGTCGGTTATGCGACAATCAATCGGTTAGTCAACGCGCAGCAATACGCTCTATTTGCGCGTAAAACCGACAATTCGCCGAGTTTGGCGGGCTCGCTGATGGCGGGATTACCGTGGTGCGATTATTGCTGCAATGTGGTTTTCCATCACCGGATCGGTACTATGCGCTACGAACCTTACCAAGAAGAATATGATGCGGCTCAGTCCATGAGCGACGAAGATCTGTTGGAATATTTTATGTATCGTATCGTCGAAATGGACGAAGTCTGGGGCTTGAAAGAAAGCCGGCAATGGATTTTGCGGGTGGTGGACGGCCATGAAACCTTGCCGGTCTGGCCCTACCGGCGCTACGCTGACGAGGCGGCGGTCGGCGAATGGGAAAACATGATAGGCGTGGCGGAGACGCTGGATTTTTTCATGTATCAAGTCTTGAACAAGCTGACCGCACAGGGGGTCCTGGTGGAAATCATGCCCCGAAAAGCGGCGGCCGGCTGTCTGATTAGCCCGCAACGGCTGTTTAATTTTCTGGAAGGTATGCGCGATTCGCGCGACTTTGTGCTGGACGATTAA
- a CDS encoding DUF6494 family protein: protein MNEDTFNMEIRKFLKTVGISSQREIEHAVAKALETGKLNGSESISVKMTLEAPAAGISHCIEGTIALE, encoded by the coding sequence ATGAACGAAGATACATTCAACATGGAAATCAGAAAATTCCTAAAAACAGTCGGTATCAGTTCGCAGCGCGAGATTGAACACGCAGTGGCGAAAGCGCTGGAAACCGGAAAATTAAACGGTTCGGAAAGCATCAGCGTGAAAATGACTCTGGAAGCGCCTGCGGCAGGCATCAGCCATTGTATTGAGGGGACTATCGCGCTGGAATGA
- a CDS encoding bestrophin-like domain, producing the protein MNEITYDIDSLLIACVLLGSMAVTIELGYRLGLRIKPKVDDNFKAHVNSISGSLLGILALLLGFTFSLSLQRYDSRSEAVVDEANAIGTAYLRAQLLPKSVSAEVSGVIRNYLDLRVRTGYVDLTQRGQREALIAEAGRMQAKLWDYARQANELAPSPVTTGLFIPALNDLIDNFGKRDAEVNRHVPELVLGLLYITFVMSGALVGYTNGLAGHRTSFVTYIMVWLIVVMVFIILDLDRPYRGVIRVSQQSMIDLQSAIRDDGRTDSSH; encoded by the coding sequence ATGAATGAAATTACGTACGACATCGATAGTTTATTGATTGCCTGTGTGTTGCTGGGATCCATGGCAGTGACCATCGAGCTGGGTTACCGCTTGGGTTTACGGATTAAGCCTAAGGTGGACGATAATTTCAAAGCCCATGTCAATTCTATTTCCGGGTCATTACTCGGCATTCTGGCATTGTTGCTGGGTTTTACCTTCTCGTTGTCCTTACAACGCTACGATAGTCGGAGTGAGGCGGTGGTCGACGAAGCCAATGCCATTGGTACCGCTTATTTGCGTGCGCAATTATTGCCGAAGTCAGTCAGTGCAGAAGTCAGCGGCGTAATACGCAATTATCTGGATTTGCGGGTCAGAACCGGCTATGTCGATCTAACCCAGCGTGGGCAGAGGGAGGCGCTGATTGCGGAGGCCGGACGTATGCAAGCGAAACTTTGGGATTACGCCCGGCAAGCGAATGAACTGGCACCCAGCCCGGTGACCACCGGATTGTTTATCCCCGCCTTGAACGATTTGATCGACAATTTTGGGAAACGCGATGCCGAAGTAAATCGGCATGTACCCGAGTTGGTGCTGGGCTTGTTGTACATCACTTTTGTAATGAGTGGCGCTCTGGTGGGCTATACAAACGGTCTGGCCGGGCATCGCACATCGTTTGTTACGTACATCATGGTCTGGCTGATTGTGGTCATGGTGTTCATTATTCTGGATTTGGACCGGCCGTATCGGGGCGTAATCCGTGTGAGTCAGCAGAGTATGATCGACTTGCAGAGCGCTATTCGCGATGACGGGCGTACCGATAGCTCGCATTAG
- the hflK gene encoding FtsH protease activity modulator HflK, translated as MSSEKQNTSKQTPQSDWKLELDKQWKQVSTKAGDFFNDHKSMFTLTNIAAAVGGTLTVVWLASGVYIVDQGNRGVVSRFGAYSETTLPGPHWHIPAPIESVANVNVEQQRFIEVGYTDSSRVNKSAVIPQESLMLTSDENIITVRLAVQYQINNARDYLFNVKNNENTLKQLTESVERAVIGRNNMDFVLTEGRSQIVAEIKEQIQEAMDGYKAGISIASVNLQDAQPPEEVQGAFEDAIRAREDKQRLINEAEAYSNEVIPKARGAASRIIQEAEAYEAEKVAKAKGETERFDQLLVEYEKSPAITRKRLYLEAKEKLYSSTNKIMLNDDQSSPMMYMPLPQTVTQHAQPAASHTEPELSSEPHNGDKNGARKSTGNELRPSRSKQ; from the coding sequence ATGTCATCAGAAAAACAAAACACCAGTAAGCAAACGCCGCAGTCCGACTGGAAGTTGGAATTGGATAAGCAGTGGAAGCAAGTCTCTACTAAAGCGGGCGACTTCTTTAACGATCACAAGAGTATGTTTACGTTAACCAATATCGCCGCTGCAGTGGGCGGCACCTTGACCGTCGTCTGGCTGGCCAGCGGGGTTTATATAGTGGACCAGGGTAATCGCGGGGTGGTAAGTCGCTTCGGCGCATATTCCGAGACCACCTTGCCGGGTCCGCATTGGCACATTCCGGCGCCTATCGAAAGCGTCGCCAACGTTAACGTAGAACAACAACGCTTTATCGAAGTTGGCTATACCGATTCCAGCCGGGTTAACAAATCAGCTGTTATTCCGCAAGAATCATTGATGCTGACCAGTGACGAAAACATTATTACCGTGCGCCTGGCCGTGCAGTATCAAATTAATAACGCACGCGACTACTTATTTAATGTCAAAAACAACGAAAACACGCTGAAGCAACTGACTGAAAGCGTGGAACGCGCGGTAATCGGTCGCAACAACATGGACTTCGTGTTGACAGAAGGTCGCAGCCAAATCGTTGCCGAGATTAAAGAACAGATTCAGGAGGCGATGGACGGCTACAAAGCCGGTATCAGCATCGCTAGCGTCAACCTACAAGACGCGCAGCCGCCCGAGGAAGTGCAAGGTGCGTTCGAGGATGCGATTCGGGCCAGAGAAGACAAGCAGCGTTTGATTAACGAAGCCGAAGCCTACAGTAATGAAGTGATCCCCAAAGCGCGCGGCGCGGCATCGCGGATTATTCAAGAAGCGGAAGCCTACGAAGCAGAAAAAGTGGCAAAAGCTAAAGGCGAAACCGAACGCTTCGACCAATTATTGGTGGAATACGAAAAAAGCCCTGCCATCACTCGTAAACGTTTGTATCTGGAAGCCAAGGAAAAACTGTACAGCAGCACCAACAAGATCATGCTGAACGATGATCAATCCAGCCCGATGATGTACATGCCTTTGCCGCAAACCGTAACGCAACATGCACAGCCAGCCGCCAGCCATACGGAACCGGAACTAAGCTCCGAACCGCATAACGGCGACAAAAACGGCGCTCGCAAATCCACCGGCAACGAATTACGTCCTAGCAGGAGCAAACAATGA
- a CDS encoding SRPBCC family protein: protein MLDIILILIAIVVLIILALASRQPDTFQVSRSISMEAPPATVFTQINDLQNWQAWSPWAKLDPNAKNSFSGPQAGAGANMSWAGNNKVGEGSMTIVESRPHDLIRFKLVFLKPFKACNTAEFTFKSAGENTVVVWSMSGKNNFIGKLMSLIMNCDKMVGGQFEQGLSAIKSIVEEAG from the coding sequence ATGTTGGACATTATCCTGATCCTCATTGCAATTGTTGTTCTGATTATTCTGGCTTTGGCCAGCAGACAGCCGGATACGTTCCAGGTTTCCCGGTCCATCAGTATGGAGGCGCCGCCGGCAACGGTTTTTACCCAAATTAACGATTTGCAGAACTGGCAGGCTTGGTCGCCCTGGGCCAAACTTGACCCCAATGCCAAAAACAGCTTTTCCGGGCCGCAAGCCGGTGCCGGTGCCAACATGAGTTGGGCCGGCAACAACAAGGTGGGCGAGGGCAGTATGACCATTGTCGAGAGTCGCCCGCACGACTTGATTCGTTTCAAACTGGTTTTTCTTAAACCGTTTAAAGCCTGCAATACCGCCGAGTTTACCTTCAAATCCGCTGGGGAAAATACTGTTGTGGTCTGGAGTATGTCCGGCAAAAATAACTTTATCGGCAAACTCATGAGCCTGATCATGAATTGCGACAAAATGGTGGGTGGTCAGTTTGAGCAGGGCTTGTCGGCTATCAAATCGATCGTGGAAGAGGCCGGCTAG
- a CDS encoding sigma-70 family RNA polymerase sigma factor: protein MSNLATLPIDSEMDSVTESQPNSLAVQVEQARQTLLALLLENKQTNALIINRFLHDLNSGVDCSDLIVAKNSEDYKRLLQLLVNSQAANKNNPVLYVENNGQDKVVQAENVVQLMGSEFAQQSLVARSVNRLLYSLHLLPVFLMDSAAQADGVLTAETEDSADFKKRLGKAKRELRRLRQEMISANTGLVAFVAHKYKTSNLSFEDLMQEGLVGLIKAVDRFDPDRGICFSTYAIYWIRQAISRLIVKQEKIVRLPVALAEKAATVFEAMRSCYLKYERWPSIAELKLACDLSEQEIKTISSYYQATHSLDAAIGDDDDNLELMAKMQQHQFSLPLDELIDQDLAQYVDKAVASLPEKQAAILTMRFGLRDHTEMTLQAVADQLHVTRERVRQIQNEALKKLKQQFGFDLMLFLEPKDG from the coding sequence ATGTCCAACTTAGCCACATTGCCAATCGATAGCGAGATGGATTCGGTAACAGAATCCCAACCCAACTCACTTGCCGTTCAAGTTGAACAGGCCAGGCAGACTCTGTTAGCGTTATTGCTGGAAAACAAGCAGACCAACGCTTTGATAATCAACAGATTTTTGCACGACCTCAATTCAGGCGTGGACTGCTCGGATCTGATCGTCGCCAAGAACTCTGAAGACTATAAAAGACTGCTGCAATTATTGGTCAACAGCCAGGCGGCAAATAAAAACAATCCAGTCCTTTATGTCGAGAATAACGGACAGGACAAAGTTGTACAAGCCGAGAATGTTGTACAACTTATGGGTTCGGAATTCGCGCAACAATCCTTGGTGGCTCGTTCGGTCAATCGGTTGTTGTACAGCCTGCACTTGTTACCGGTATTTTTGATGGACAGTGCGGCCCAAGCTGACGGCGTATTGACCGCCGAAACCGAAGACAGCGCAGATTTCAAAAAACGCCTGGGCAAAGCCAAACGGGAATTGAGACGCCTGCGCCAGGAAATGATCTCGGCTAACACTGGCCTGGTGGCGTTTGTCGCTCATAAGTACAAAACCAGTAACCTGAGCTTTGAAGATTTGATGCAGGAAGGTTTGGTAGGACTAATAAAAGCGGTAGACAGATTCGACCCTGATCGCGGCATCTGCTTTTCCACTTATGCTATTTACTGGATTAGACAGGCCATATCCCGACTGATAGTCAAACAAGAAAAAATTGTCCGCTTGCCGGTCGCTCTGGCTGAAAAAGCTGCCACTGTCTTCGAGGCCATGCGCAGTTGCTACCTTAAATATGAGCGTTGGCCGAGCATCGCCGAATTAAAACTTGCTTGCGATTTGTCCGAGCAAGAAATCAAAACCATCAGCAGTTACTATCAAGCCACCCATTCTTTGGATGCGGCTATAGGTGATGATGACGATAACCTGGAATTGATGGCAAAAATGCAGCAGCATCAATTCAGTCTGCCACTCGATGAACTAATTGATCAGGATCTGGCTCAATATGTCGACAAAGCAGTTGCTTCGCTACCGGAAAAACAGGCGGCGATTTTAACCATGCGTTTCGGTCTGCGCGATCATACGGAAATGACCTTGCAGGCAGTAGCGGATCAGCTGCATGTTACTCGGGAGAGAGTCAGGCAAATTCAAAATGAAGCATTAAAAAAACTGAAACAACAATTTGGCTTTGACCTTATGCTATTTCTCGAACCCAAGGATGGCTAA
- a CDS encoding VF530 family DNA-binding protein, whose product MTKPGKQDPLHGITLETLLTRLVEKYGWAELASRIDINCFAKDPSITSSLKFLRKTPWARQKVEALYLQSAWAEIQD is encoded by the coding sequence ATGACTAAACCCGGCAAGCAAGATCCATTGCATGGCATCACGCTGGAAACACTGCTGACTCGTTTGGTGGAAAAATACGGCTGGGCGGAATTAGCCAGCCGCATCGACATCAACTGCTTTGCCAAAGACCCCAGCATCACCTCCAGTCTGAAGTTTTTGCGCAAGACGCCCTGGGCAAGACAAAAGGTTGAGGCGCTTTATTTGCAGAGTGCGTGGGCAGAAATCCAGGATTAG